Part of the Corticium candelabrum chromosome 15, ooCorCand1.1, whole genome shotgun sequence genome, TCACAGTGAAGATATCTTCACGTTCGGACTCCATTAGAAAGGCAGACTGACCGCTTGCAATTGCGTCATCATACGTATCTTTCGCTTCCTGTTTCTCCTTCACTTTCCCTTTGATCTTTCGGTCGTCGAGAGTAGCCGCGAAATCAACTACGGTAGAAGAAGAGTCCAATGGAAAAGTAAAGATTGCTTCAATTGGGTGTGTCTCCTCGTTCTCATACTCGAAACTGCTCTCGACTTGCGCAGCGTAACCACGTACGTTTGCTACTACTTTCACTCCTCGCAAAGGAACGGGAGACCTGTCTAGATTCTTTGTCAGAAGACCGGACGGTGCCATCACTTCGAGTATTGTGTAAATAAAACACTGATGTTATCGTATCACATGATGACTGTATGGCGTACTGGTCAGGCCCTCCCTTTTTGACATCCGGATTATACACCTTTATTTTGAGCAAATCGACTGTACGTACAGTGTACTCGCGCCGATTTAGAACATCCACTGACTATACGGGGCACTGCAATGTACAGGCCATCGAGTAGATAGATATACATGTACCTACTGTATACCTGCCGCTTTCGTCGTTCCCGGATGTTTAATCCTCTAACAACACGACATCacggcagacagacagacagacagacagacaactgacaaacGCACGATCAATTTCTATTATCGCTGTTTGAGAGACCATCCTTACAATACCGTAAACCCTAGACATGTATGATGGAATGCATGCATTGTGACGACTGCCTAGAGGAAGACATATCTAGGAGATACCAGCAGCAGATTCTAAACAAACAGTATACAAGCATTAGGCACAAAGAAAGCGCCTACATATTTATAGATGTACTTGCATTGCGCATCCAACAAATcttataatttattaagttGCTAGTGATCATGACATATAATTCTGTGGTGATGATCAGCAATCACATGAAATTATGAGATGTTGAATAAGCGAAGTCCTAGACTGTTTTACTATTGCGGAAAATAGTAGAAACAATCTTGTAGAATGCACGCCTTCAGCTAGGGTGTGCAAAATCTCAGTTTATATATCGACAAAGCCAGTAAGGAAATAAATCCCTCAgcaaaacagcaaaacaattaGCACATAAGTCAAAAGTCAAACTGACACAATGCACTCCAAAATGTTTCAAGGAATTAAAACAATTTACGGGCATCAGTTAGCAGAGACTGCAATGTTATTCCATGTGGTAATGCTTGCTTTTTTAGCCATCCTCTAGCCTTTTCTCCCAACAGCTCCCATTCATCTCTATAAGCATCAAACTTCATCTCCAACCAGACTAATATCACAGCAGTTACCCACACAGATGACTGAATTTCAGACATTGGAGTAGGAAACGGTGAGACATTCTCCAAGTCTttcattgatttattgataAGCTGGGCAGTCTCAGCAGTTAGTGTCCAAGCTCCTGATGCCTTTTGCTGTGATACAATGACTAACATTGATGGTAGCAAGCCTCCTTGAGACTGAGTCTGAGGATGGCTCTGAGGATGACTCTGATTGTCACTAGTTAAACAACGTTCAGTAACTGCATTCTcctcctcatcatcatcactatcACATTCAGCTGCTAAACGTCGACTGAGCAAATATCctgtttgctgctgttgttgtggtggAGGTGGTGGAGCACACAGTCCTGCAGGTGGTGGCAGTGCACCGCCACCACCAAATGCACCAAATGCATGTCCTGGAGGCAGTGGTGCACTTCGTGCACTTCGTAACATTGACATAGACCTATCGTGTGATACAGCACCTCCTCTACTTGCTGTTCTAGCCTTGCTTCCAAATAGACCTCCAAAGAAACCTCCAGCTTTCTTCTTCTTAACCATTGCCCTAGGCGCACTTGCAAAGTTCATACTGTTACACGATAGGGCTGAGTCACTTGCAATAGCCACAGGAATATGATGCACTTCCATGCTGCCCTGCACAGGCACTTCGCTTTCATCATCTACAGCAATAAATGCTGTTTGCTTACACACAACACTAGCTGCTGTGCTGAGCTGCACCACTAATTTCTCTCTTGATTCTGGTGCCATTGCACCACGTTTCACTGACAACCTGCCTAACTTCTTTTCTGTATCTTCATCTGTGCTGTCTTCTTGGAGATCACTAATGACTGACCTAATGGCAAGCTGGTGAACAACCATGCTGGGTGCAGCGCTTCGTGCATCGAGTGAAAATGACAACATGTGCTCAAACGGATTGCCACTGACAACACCTTTCATCGTTGCAGAGCAGTTGTGCACCACAGATGATGGCACATTGGCTACAAGTCCATAGATGATCAAACGATCACCACTGAACACGGGAGGAATCTTTGTTGGTGTCTGAATGACATGAGCATCATCAGGAAGAGACCATGCGATGCAAACATCTGAAATTGATGCTGCCAAAGCTCTCTTCAGCATTCGCATCACCTAcagaaaataatttataattatctACACAATGAACATAGAACAATGAAATTATCCACCTTTGGTTGCATTCTCTCTCCCGTCTGAATAAATTCACTAGATCCATTACCAGAAACAGCAATACCCTTCACTAATTCAGTCGATGCTCCAGACCCAATGCCGACAGCAAAACACCTGTCACATCATAATAGAAAATGAGTACAGTACTATACATATCACACATGCAGCCATCCACTACTGTACCTTGCTACATGAACATTCTTCTTCACTTCTCTAATAACAGCACTGGTACTAGACACAGCACCATCAGTAagaacaaacacctgcttagGAAGGCCATTCTTTGAAGGCATGCTAAATACTTTCTGGAGAGGTCGTAGTAATTCTGTGCCTCCCATGTTAGCAAAGATGCTTTGGGTATGCTGTGATGCCTTATCAAGGTGAGTCTGATCATATGGAACACTGTCTGGAAACAGAAACTCATACCTAGAACCAAATCCTACAATGTTGAAAAAGCAACCATCTGGGATGCTTTTAAGAAATAGCATTAGTGTTTCTTTTGCAGCAGCGATGTATGATCCAGACATACTACCACTTCTATCAATAACAAACACCAGCTCACTGACAGATTCGGCTGAGCTGAAATCTGGAAAGTAATTCAAAGAGATGGCTGGGTTCTGTAGCAACGGAGGATCGACCTCAGGATCACTCCCTGCCTCTACAATGACATGTGGCCTGTGAAGATTGCGAGGCGCTATGGTTAGAACAAGATCTTTGTCAAACTTATGTTCTTCAGCCAGAGTTACATCGGTCACTTCGAACCCTTCATCATCAACAGTTGTAGTGACTTTCAGCTTATGGCTGATCGATTCTACTTTATCCACGTCAGCTTCAATTCGAGCGTTGAAACTGAAAGTGTAGGGAATCTCAGAAGCAGGAAGATAAGTAACATCTTTCGTTGGATTTTCTTCTCCGGCCTTGCTGTACCTTGGAGTGAGAACGGAAGGCAAATTGAATTTGACAGAGCCATCATGTTCGGTATGCAGCTCCATAATGAACTTCAGCGTCACTACAGCCTTCTTCTGAGCGGGCAAATTGCCCACACTCACAGTGAAGATATCTTCACGCTCGGATTCCATCAGAAAGGCAGACTGACCGCTTGCAATTGCGTCATCATACGTATCTTTCGCTTCCTGCTTCTCCTTCACTTTCCCTTTGATCTTTCGGTCGTCGAGAGTAGCCGCAAAACCAACTACGGTAGAAGAAGAGTCCAATGGAAAAGTAAAGATTGCTTCAATTGGGTGTGTCTCCTCGTTCTCATACTCGAAACTGCTCTCGACTTGCGCAGCGTAACCACGTACGTTTGCTAGTACTTTCACTCCTCGCAAAGGAATGGGAGACCTGCCTTTCTTTGTCAGAAGACCGGACGGTGCCATTACTTCGTGTACTCGTTATTGAGTCATCACATGATGAGTAGGCTCCGCACATGGCGGATATTTTTGTCAGTACACGCCCATTATTTATGCGCTCCCTCTAGGGCACGTGCAATGCCTACGCGTGTTGATGCGCAAACAAGTCATTTCCGTAACAACAGGTTCGGTACTAAggtatacagtacagtactcaGAAATTGGTGCGTGTCTACATTAGTTACATGTAGTCTGTTTTTCATTCTGTAGCTGAACTTGAGCTCTATTCTAGACTTGTCACGAGTTTGCAATGACTATGTTTTTTTGCGAATGGCCTCAATGCACTAGCTCTAATTTCATCTGATACAGAATGGAAACAGCACGAACAAGAGCACAGAAAGGTACATATGATGTCTACCAGGTTCCTAGCTGTagtgtctgtccttctgtgtTGTCCTGTGCACTTGCATGCACCCCTGTCAAAAGGCTGCATATCCTAGTACACTACTCGAAACTTCTTTGTCATTACAGTTCCACTGAGTTTCTCACCTGCTACTTAATTAAGGAGACTGTCCTTGAAACTACAAAGTACGTGGAACACCAAAAGTAATGATGAAGAAGATGACAAGAATCAAATTTACTATGAATAATAgtactgtttaattaattgactcaGGCTTATGAATCTTCATAAATCTGATAGCTAGTTCTAGCTTACGGCTGTACAGTTAAAGGGAACTACTAACATAGGTATTATGATGGACTGAGCTGTTGATTTCAACAAATCTCATTAATGGATTGTCTGTGTCAAAATAGCTCAATAGGTGATCCACAGACACGACCACAGGTGTTTTGGGTGCTGCAATGGTAGTTCCCTGCCTTTCAGCATTGTGTCTTCATTATCTTAGGTTCACAGCAATCGTCTTCAAATTGTTGTATTGCAGTCTACTGCATGTTGATCTCCATAGAGACCTGTCATTAGCTATTTTTCCACTGTAGAGGATCTATATGGCAAGATTTCAAGTTCGACTTGAGACTGTCTTTGAATCTTTGTTTCGAAATCCCTGTGAACGTGCTCCCTCTAGTTGTCCGTAGAACACAGCCTTCGGTATTCTGTCATCATTCACACAAAGCAAGTGCCCTGACTAACTAGATAGAAGGAATTTCTCGATATCATTCATGTTGCAGATGTTAAGAAATTCGATATTAGGAACCAAATTCTGCCATCTGGTACCAGCAATCTTGCATAGACACATCATGTGAAAACGGTCTAAACTATTGACATGCCTGTGATAAGTACAGACTATATGCACTAACATACAGTACATGACACATACATAACTTTACTAGTAGGTACTGCGCActatcatacatacatacataacatAGGTACTATGTCCACCAATGTACATACAGGACATAGGTACTGTACTATAGGCACTACCATACATACATGAATAACAGGTACTATATGCACTAACATaaattttttgtattatatCGGAGTCTGTACGACTACAATAACAACGTACTAAAATTACATCAAATACACAACTAtacagaaagaagaaagaacatACTTACAATACACTATGAAACCTAAGTGGTGTAACTGATTGTATCAATGGTGTCTCTGATCCTTTATGTCTGTACCAGCAATGtctaatacatacatacatcttTACAAGAGCCTCTAGGGCCAAGGTTAGGTACAACAGTCACTGTGCACTTGCTACGATGTAACTCTAGAACATGAGCAATAGTCACTATGTACTTGTTTTGACAGAAACGACACTCCatagagagaggcaattgcataTGAAATCCTTGCCTAAGGGAAACGTCTATGCCCATCCCATACATAAACTTCTGacccatacatacatacatacattcatatatacatagtacatacatacatctggACATACAATTAATAATGcttaaataaatacaaattgaAAACCATTGCTAAGCAATCAGTCTTATGCACATCATTTctaatcagtctgtctgtaattcATGAAACAACTCTTATTGATGGTTAGTGGAAAAGCAATGTCAATCTTACAGAGTCTTTTGTAATGGAAGAATGTTACTTAGTACTCCAGATTTTAGCTGCATAATAACAACATACCAGAATTCTCTAGATGTCTATGTGCAAGCTcatgcaccacacacaaatgtgTGGTTATAGTTTTAGTAAGTAAACATGTAGCTTGCCTTTAGGATGATTTATTGCTCAGTAATAGTGCATCGTCATCTGTTGAGAGCACACAAAAGGAAGCCAGAAATAAATGCCTTGACTGTGGGGCTCAGTATAAGACAGCAAACACTAAAACAACACAGGAGGAAACAACCTGGTGCTGGCTACGAGAAAGACATTTGGCATAAATGCATGGTTGAAGGTGGTTTGAAATTTATGCAAGTGAAGAGTCTTAACAGAACAAGTGGTGTCACATCATAACATGGACATGGGTATGTTGTACTTTCACCCTATATTCATGTCAGAGATAATGCCATATGGATGTATTTGCACCATCCACAGGAACACGTAAACTTGAATTCAATAGCACTGATGAATATTTTTGAGTGGAAAAGGAGGAAAAGAGGAAGACATGCACATACTACAGAAGAGAGAGGCCAAAGAAGCCAACCCAAGGTTGTAGCACAATGTTAGTCAATGTTAGTGTGTACTATGCTTACTGCATAGGCATAAGAAACGGGGGAGAAGCGGGGCATGTGCCTCTTCAACTTCCAGCAAACTGAGTATATCTTGTCAAGTCGCACAGTGCTCTAACCATGCCTGACATTCACGAATGCTGCTTTGCTGTGTTAGCTGTATAAGACTTGTGATATAAACATACAATCAGCCCAATTGTTGTTCTGTACCATGCCCTGGTAGACAGACGTGTGTCCCTCTAACTGAATTAGATTCCTATACCTATGTATggtgattgatatatacagctATAATTTGatataattgccactgtaatTGTAGAGTGTCAGACCCTGTACTTTGTCTGCTGTCAAAgtcacaaagcaaacaaaaaagacagCAAAAACAAGAGGAAACCAAGAATGCAAAAACGAATGGAAACGATTTGTCTCTCCAGGATCAACGCAACATTTTATCCAAACGGCAAAGTCAATGTATGGTATGTGAATGGACACACCAATCACTCGCCAAATCTATCCGAAATGCCCTTAACATCCCCTTAGCAGATGATGTCAAAGACATTGTTTCACAAAAGCTGGCAATGGGAGTGACAGTAGAGAGAATTCTTGACGGTACAGTTGATAATACCTGTCTGAGTTTTCTCTGTAAATACAGTAGTTGTTTTGGTACACCCAGATATATGGAGTGGTGTTGGAGATCGAGCAGAGAGACACAATTTTAACAGCATAGCACAGAAAGAGCACTTCATAACACGGCAGGACACTAGGAATATTTCCAAGTCAGTTGTAGATATGTCTGCAGTGAACCATGCCAATGATGCACAGTCTGTCGTTGCAATTGTGAAAAACTAGCCAATGAGCAATATAACCCTGTCTTGTTGCACAAACCATTTGGCGTAAAGGATGGTAATTTTCCTGAATTACCAGAAGATTCATTCATGTTAGTGATTCAGCCAGAGCATCAGAAAGAGCTGTTCGAAAAATTTCAGTTCTGGTGTGGTTTGTGTTAACTCAACGCACAACACAAATCAATACAACTATAAACTTATTACACTGATGATCAGAGATGATCATGGTCAAGGTAAAGACATTTTAGCCACACAATCAGTCGTTGCAGAAATTTTTCTAATTCTAAAGTCATTTGCCACACTTCACAGGCCGCACAGTAGCTTGGGCAATAAGCAGCAAAGAAGATCGCCCTTTCATTTACCAGGCCTTTCAAGCTGTCAAAACTGCATCACCAAATGCTGTTGTGACGACATTAATGAGTGCTGATGGTATAAAGTATATCAGTTGATATCTTCACAAAATATTGTTTGCGTTCATGTCCTATAGACAATGCTGCATGGACTGCTGCTAAGGCTGTATTTGGAAACAACATGAAGCATCTCCTATACAGATGGATTCTTGGCAGGTTTACAATGtgtacatactgtatgcaAAGTGCTTTCTTATGTTTTAGCTATTTGCATCTAGAAACTTTAAGAAGAATTTATACGcaaaagtaaaaacaaacttaATCAGGTTGCTCTGTACCAAGGCTTGTACCTCATCCTAAGTGAAACAGACCATCCTAAGTGAAACAGACCGAACCACATTTCATGGGTACATGAATTCTTTATTCATACATGGCTTCCAAAGGAACCCAGCATCATTGATTATTTCAAGGTACACTACAGCTACAGGCCAGGTAGTGCAATCTGTTGATGCAAGTGGTATGACTGCTAAATATTGTTGACTCTTACAGAGGTGTGGGCAATGGCATATAGAGATTACGATCATgttgacacagacacaaacatggCTGTGGAAAAGTAAGTACTATTAGACATCACAGTAAAGCAAAACCAGAACTCTTTATTTCAGAaccactgtatgtatgtacttgtaACAATAGAAATGAGGGTAATTTAGGAATATGGGGCATAAATTCATGCCACTCTATTTGAGAAGTTGTACCTATTCCTATACTTCTGTTATCTGTCTAGCCACTCCATAGCCGAACACAAATCACTCTACACTAGAACTGATTTCAGGATGTAACTGGATAAGCTAGAGAGCAGGCAAACTGACAGTGCCAAGCCAATAACCAAATGCTGTTGACTGTTACAACTGTGGAAGTGTATTTGGAAAGATTTACTTGCAACAGAGTTGTAAATGCTAAGTTACTATCTTGTCAACAATGATTAACCAAGGCTTATAGAACCCTCAGTTCAATGCACTtgatcatatatatatatatataacaagaggaccacgcccctttcagTTGTGCGACCCTGATTAGAAGCTTGCTATGCTCGACAATCATAATGTACAGGTAGAAAACAAGCCACACgaacaacaaaaaaatgtgagtactgtactgtacaagcaTTGTTTACAGATTTCTGCTTCTATAGAGATCACAAAGAGCCGAACCTACATACTACCTGGAAACTAGACCACTGATGTGCTGTAAACAGTCAATATGTGTGCAAGCCAAGCAGAAATGCATTGCCACACTCAGCTAGTACAATAGTATacagatattaattaactaattaagacAGCAGTAGACTCAAGATATGATTCTTCAAAGCAAATGCTTGTAATGACAAGACTGCGTGTACATTCAGTGTGAATTAAAGACAACATTCCACAGTTCGATGATTTTACATACAAGAACTCGGAAGTGTGCTTTTCAAGTTTGTGATCATGTTTTAGCTCAATTCTCGTTATGCCAAGGCTTAAAGTTTGGTAAATAACCTGTTAATTCAAAACTACATTACCGATGACAGAAAAGCATATAGATAAATAAGATCATGCAAACCTCTTTCTCGAGAACGACGTATAGCTTTAGAAATTCGTTTCTGCATCTTTTCACATATCCCTTATTTCTCATCCAAGACAAAATAAGCATCTAATGCAATGACTGCAGGTGGTGACAGCAtacctgtttgtcttctaCCTCGAATAAGGCCGTCAGGAGTCAGAAACTGTCTCAACAAGAGAGCATCCTGCAACAACATTGTTATAGCATTCAAATTTGTTTTCTGCTCTTTTTGCTTGCTTTGTCAATAATAATGATATAATGTGTTACCTATTACTATAAATTCCCTTGCACAAAATAGTTACACAAGTCCAAAGACATCAATGGTCTGCTCACATTAATTATTGATGTAAATCTTCAGACTAGAAACTAATAATGTCTTGGAGTGGCCTAAGCTGTGTCTAgctcagtggcagatccacgGATGTTTCTACTGTTTCCATGGAAACATCCTTAAAGAATCAGAGAAATACACAGCAGAAAGTCAACTGAGAACATGAACAAATGCCAAGTTCGGATGCTCAAGCAGTGCCCCTGCAATTTGTGCAATCCTAATATAAAACTCGTCGGTTTGTTCTCTACAGTTTTGCCACACGTAGCCATATTGCTACCAAATGTATGTAATAAATTTGCCAAGCAGACGATTATACCacttagtaattaattagaattgGCAAGCAGACAATTACTACTCAGTACACCAATCATCTGCTTGGCAACTTTATTACATACGCTTGGTCACAAAATGGTTAACCATACAGAACAAATCCACAAGTTCTATGTAGTGGAATTTTATACACATGTTGCAGGGGCACTGCCTGGGTGCCAAAATTTGGCGTTTGTTCACGTTCTCAGTTAATCCGTTTCTTTAGGGTCCGCCTACGTCATCTTTGACTGCACAAACATCGTACCTTGTAGCCAAACTTCTCCAGCCCATTGCGACAGAGCGGACAGCCGGGTAGATCAGCTTTGTCAGTTTTGCTTGCAGTCAAAACGGTAGCCTGATCATGACCAAATACACGTTCACTCCTGATTGGTCTAGCAACGACAGGCTTGCTTATCTAAGCTTACCTGGTAGCTTACCTGATGCAAAAAGACCCGTTTTCTCGCTATTGCGACTGATCCTCGCACAGTCAGCAGCGACATCGAAAAATTACGCTGGATTTCCCGTATAATAAACTGCGCATAGACGTGTAGGTTTAGTGCAGAGACATTGCTTGAAGCATTTCTGTTAGTATTTTGTGATGCTACGATGATATGCAGAGCTAGAGTACTCCAGTTTCCTACTTTCTCGTTACAACAGCAGGTAAAATGCGTTAcgctgttgtgtgtgtgtgtgtgtgtgtgtgtgtgtgtgtgtgtgtgtgtgtgtgtgtgtgtgtgtgtgtgtgtgtgtgtgtgtcagtgtgtgtgtgtgtgtgtgtgtgtgtgtgtgtgtgtgtgtgtgtgtgtgtgtgtcagtgtgtgtgtgtgtgtcagtgtgtgtgtgtgtgtgtgtgtgtgtgtgtgtgtcagtgtgtgtgtgtgtgtgtgtgtgtgtgtgtgtgtgtgtgtgtgtgtgtgtgtcagtgtgtgtgtgtgtgtgtgtgtgtgtgtgtgtgtgtgtgtgtgtgtgtgtgtgtgtgtcagtgtgtgtgtgtcagtgtgtgtgtgtgtgtgtgcgtgcgtgtgtgtgcgtgtcagtgtgtgtgtgtgtcagtgtgtgtgtgtgtgtgtgcgtgcgtgtgtgtgcgtgtgcgtgcgtgtgtgtgtgtgtgtgtgtgtgtgtgtgtgtgtgtgtgtgtgtgtatgaatgtgcgtgggtgtgggtgtgtgtgtgtggcaagtA contains:
- the LOC134191141 gene encoding von Willebrand factor A domain-containing protein 5A-like, which produces MAPSGLLTKKGRSPIPLRGVKVLANVRGYAAQVESSFEYENEETHPIEAIFTFPLDSSSTVVGFAATLDDRKIKGKVKEKQEAKDTYDDAIASGQSAFLMESEREDIFTVSVGNLPAQKKAVVTLKFIMELHTEHDGSVKFNLPSVLTPRYSKAGEENPTKDVTYLPASEIPYTFSFNARIEADVDKVESISHKLKVTTTVDDEGFEVTDVTLAEEHKFDKDLVLTIAPRNLHRPHVIVEAGSDPEVDPPLLQNPAISLNYFPDFSSAESVSELVFVIDRSGSMSGSYIAAAKETLMLFLKSIPDGCFFNIVGFGSRYEFLFPDSVPYDQTHLDKASQHTQSIFANMGGTELLRPLQKVFSMPSKNGLPKQVFVLTDGAVSSTSAVIREVKKNVHVARCFAVGIGSGASTELVKGIAVSGNGSSEFIQTGERMQPKVMRMLKRALAASISDVCIAWSLPDDAHVIQTPTKIPPVFSGDRLIIYGLVANVPSSVVHNCSATMKGVVSGNPFEHMLSFSLDARSAAPSMVVHQLAIRSVISDLQEDSTDEDTEKKLGRLSVKRGAMAPESREKLVVQLSTAASVVCKQTAFIAVDDESEVPVQGSMEVHHIPVAIASDSALSCNSMNFASAPRAMVKKKKAGGFFGGLFGSKARTASRGGAVSHDRSMSMLRSARSAPLPPGHAFGAFGGGGALPPPAGLCAPPPPPQQQQQTGYLLSRRLAAECDSDDDEEENAVTERCLTSDNQSHPQSHPQTQSQGGLLPSMLVIVSQQKASGAWTLTAETAQLINKSMKDLENVSPFPTPMSEIQSSVWVTAVILVWLEMKFDAYRDEWELLGEKARGWLKKQALPHGITLQSLLTDARKLF
- the LOC134191006 gene encoding small ribosomal subunit protein bS18-like isoform X1; this encodes MSLLTVRGSVAIARKRVFLHQVSYQATVLTASKTDKADLPGCPLCRNGLEKFGYKDALLLRQFLTPDGLIRGRRQTGICEKMQKRISKAIRRSRERGYLPNFKPWHNEN
- the LOC134191006 gene encoding small ribosomal subunit protein bS18-like isoform X2, with protein sequence MSLLTVRGSVAIARKRVFLHQATVLTASKTDKADLPGCPLCRNGLEKFGYKDALLLRQFLTPDGLIRGRRQTGICEKMQKRISKAIRRSRERGYLPNFKPWHNEN